The following are from one region of the Mauremys reevesii isolate NIE-2019 linkage group 2, ASM1616193v1, whole genome shotgun sequence genome:
- the EVX1 gene encoding homeobox even-skipped homolog protein 1 isoform X1 has translation MEPRKDMVMFLEGGQLGTLAGKRVSNLSEAVGSPVQESQDKMIHRSCLSPRSGPLSSRERGGGEEEVEVLPGTGTVPESRSAAAAAALLSAGQQLASEPLSSKGQQSSSDTESDFYEEIEVSCTPDCATGNAEYQPHCAGQCSEALAGGSPSSGGEPPKGSGGSGGSQGSLACNASDQMRRYRTAFTREQIARLEKEFYRENYVSRPRRCELAAALNLPETTIKVWFQNRRMKDKRQRLAMTWPHPADPAFYTYMMSHAAATGNLPYPFPSHLPLPYYSHMGIGATSASAATPFSTPLRPLDTFRVLSHPYPRPELLCAFRHPSLYPAPTHGLSSAGGSPCSCLACHSSQSNGLAQRPSGSDFTCSATTRTDSFLTFTPSVLSKATSVSMDQREEVPLTR, from the exons ATGGAACCCAGAAAGGATATGGTGATGTTTCTGGAAGGAGGTCAACTTGGCACTCTGGCTGGCAAGAGAGTCTCTAATTTGTCAGAAGCAGTGGGAAGCCCAGTCCAAGAATCACAGGACAAGATGATCCATCGGAGTTGCCTGAGCCCCAGATCTGGCCCCTTGTCCTCccgggaaaggggaggaggagaggaggaggtggaagtgctgccagggacagggacGGTCCCGGAGAGTCgctcggcggcggcggcagcagctctGCTCTCGGCCGGACAGCAACTCGCCTCGGAGCCCCTCTCTAGCAAAGGGCAACAGAGCAGCTCGGACACCGAGTCGGATTTCTATGAGGAAATCGAGGTGAGCTGCACCCCGGACTGCGCCACGGGAAACGCCGAGTACCAGCC CCACTGTGCAGGGCAGTGCTCGGAGGCTTTGGCCGGTGGCAGCCCCAGCAGCGGGGGGGAGCCCCCCAAGGGCAGCGGAGGCAGCGGCGGCTCCCAGGGTTCACTGGCCTGCAACGCCAGCGATCAGATGCGCCGCTACCGCACCGCCTTCACCCGCGAGCAGATAGCCCGGCTGGAGAAGGAATTCTACCGGGAGAATTACGTGTCCAGGCCCAGAAGATGTGAACTGGCAGCTGCTTTAAATCTGCCAGAAACCACCATCAAG GTCTGGTTCCAGAACCGCAGGATGAAGGACAAGAGGCAGCGTTTGGCCATGACCTGGCCTCACCCAGCAGATCCTGCTTTTTACACGTACATGATGAGTCATGCAGCGGCAACTGGCAATCTTCCCTACCCCTTCCCATCTCACCTGCCCCTTCCTTACTACTCCCACATGGGCATTGGAGCCACCTCAGCCTCTGCTGCCACCCCTTTCAGTACCCCTCTGAGACCACTGGACACCTTTAGGGTCCTCTCTCATCCTTACCCTAGACcagaactgctctgtgcattcagACATCCTTCTCTTTACCCTGCCCCAACTCATGGACTCAGTAGTGCTGGAGGCAGCCCGTGCTCATGCTTGGCTTGCCATAGCAGCCAGTCCAATGGACTGGCACAGAGACCTTCAGGATCAGACTTTACCTGTTCAGCCACAACCAGGACTGACTCTTTTCTCACTTTCACACCCTCGGTGCTGAGCAAAGCAACCTCAGTATCCATGGACCAGCGGGAAGAAGTACCTTTAACAAGATAA
- the EVX1 gene encoding homeobox even-skipped homolog protein 1 isoform X2, whose amino-acid sequence MEPRKDMVMFLEGGQLGTLAGKRVSNLSEAVGSPVQESQDKMIHRSCLSPRSGPLSSRERGGGEEEVEVLPGTGTVPESRSAAAAAALLSAGQQLASEPLSSKGQQSSSDTESDFYEEIEVSCTPDCATGNAEYQPSKGQCSEALAGGSPSSGGEPPKGSGGSGGSQGSLACNASDQMRRYRTAFTREQIARLEKEFYRENYVSRPRRCELAAALNLPETTIKVWFQNRRMKDKRQRLAMTWPHPADPAFYTYMMSHAAATGNLPYPFPSHLPLPYYSHMGIGATSASAATPFSTPLRPLDTFRVLSHPYPRPELLCAFRHPSLYPAPTHGLSSAGGSPCSCLACHSSQSNGLAQRPSGSDFTCSATTRTDSFLTFTPSVLSKATSVSMDQREEVPLTR is encoded by the exons ATGGAACCCAGAAAGGATATGGTGATGTTTCTGGAAGGAGGTCAACTTGGCACTCTGGCTGGCAAGAGAGTCTCTAATTTGTCAGAAGCAGTGGGAAGCCCAGTCCAAGAATCACAGGACAAGATGATCCATCGGAGTTGCCTGAGCCCCAGATCTGGCCCCTTGTCCTCccgggaaaggggaggaggagaggaggaggtggaagtgctgccagggacagggacGGTCCCGGAGAGTCgctcggcggcggcggcagcagctctGCTCTCGGCCGGACAGCAACTCGCCTCGGAGCCCCTCTCTAGCAAAGGGCAACAGAGCAGCTCGGACACCGAGTCGGATTTCTATGAGGAAATCGAGGTGAGCTGCACCCCGGACTGCGCCACGGGAAACGCCGAGTACCAGCCCAGCAAAG GGCAGTGCTCGGAGGCTTTGGCCGGTGGCAGCCCCAGCAGCGGGGGGGAGCCCCCCAAGGGCAGCGGAGGCAGCGGCGGCTCCCAGGGTTCACTGGCCTGCAACGCCAGCGATCAGATGCGCCGCTACCGCACCGCCTTCACCCGCGAGCAGATAGCCCGGCTGGAGAAGGAATTCTACCGGGAGAATTACGTGTCCAGGCCCAGAAGATGTGAACTGGCAGCTGCTTTAAATCTGCCAGAAACCACCATCAAG GTCTGGTTCCAGAACCGCAGGATGAAGGACAAGAGGCAGCGTTTGGCCATGACCTGGCCTCACCCAGCAGATCCTGCTTTTTACACGTACATGATGAGTCATGCAGCGGCAACTGGCAATCTTCCCTACCCCTTCCCATCTCACCTGCCCCTTCCTTACTACTCCCACATGGGCATTGGAGCCACCTCAGCCTCTGCTGCCACCCCTTTCAGTACCCCTCTGAGACCACTGGACACCTTTAGGGTCCTCTCTCATCCTTACCCTAGACcagaactgctctgtgcattcagACATCCTTCTCTTTACCCTGCCCCAACTCATGGACTCAGTAGTGCTGGAGGCAGCCCGTGCTCATGCTTGGCTTGCCATAGCAGCCAGTCCAATGGACTGGCACAGAGACCTTCAGGATCAGACTTTACCTGTTCAGCCACAACCAGGACTGACTCTTTTCTCACTTTCACACCCTCGGTGCTGAGCAAAGCAACCTCAGTATCCATGGACCAGCGGGAAGAAGTACCTTTAACAAGATAA